Proteins encoded in a region of the Paenibacillus pedocola genome:
- the metK gene encoding methionine adenosyltransferase produces MSIKGRHLFTSESVTEGHPDKICDQISDAVLDAFLANDPNARVACEVAVATGLVLVIGEISTKSEYVDIPAIVRNTIKEIGYTRAKYGFDYNTCAVLSSLNEQSADIAQGVNAALEHRDPAQVAEETANIGAGDQGLMFGFATDETPELMPLPIALSHRIARRLSEVRKNGTLEYLRPDGKTQVTIEYQDEKPVRVDTIVVSTQHAEEISLEQIQADIKEHVILPVVPAELLDDNTKYFINPTGRFVIGGPQGDAGLTGRKIIVDTYGGYARHGGGAFSGKDPTKVDRSAAYAARYVAKNLVAAGLASKCEIQLAYAIGVANPVSINVDTYGTGKISEEKLADLISSNFDLRPAGIISMLDLRKPIYRQTAAYGHFGRTDVDLPWERVDKAEMLKAQAGI; encoded by the coding sequence GTGTCTATTAAAGGACGTCATTTATTTACTTCCGAGTCCGTAACAGAGGGACATCCGGATAAAATTTGTGATCAGATTTCTGATGCAGTGCTGGATGCTTTTTTGGCCAATGATCCAAATGCCCGCGTTGCCTGCGAGGTAGCTGTAGCAACTGGTCTTGTGCTCGTCATTGGCGAGATTAGCACCAAATCGGAGTATGTGGATATTCCGGCCATTGTACGCAATACGATTAAGGAAATTGGCTATACCCGCGCAAAATATGGTTTTGACTATAATACTTGTGCTGTGCTTAGTTCACTGAATGAGCAGTCTGCTGATATCGCGCAGGGTGTAAATGCGGCACTGGAGCATCGTGATCCTGCACAGGTTGCTGAAGAAACTGCAAATATTGGCGCAGGTGACCAAGGTCTGATGTTTGGTTTTGCGACAGATGAAACGCCTGAATTAATGCCTTTGCCGATCGCCTTATCGCACCGGATTGCCCGTCGTTTGTCTGAAGTCCGTAAAAACGGCACTTTGGAATATTTGCGTCCAGATGGCAAAACTCAGGTAACGATTGAGTATCAGGATGAAAAACCTGTACGTGTAGATACGATTGTAGTATCGACTCAGCATGCAGAGGAAATTTCACTTGAGCAGATCCAGGCGGATATTAAAGAACATGTTATTCTGCCGGTTGTTCCCGCTGAATTGCTCGACGATAACACTAAGTATTTCATTAATCCGACAGGCCGTTTTGTCATTGGCGGTCCTCAGGGCGATGCCGGATTAACCGGACGCAAGATTATTGTTGATACATATGGCGGGTATGCCCGTCATGGCGGAGGAGCATTCTCCGGAAAAGATCCAACCAAAGTCGACCGCTCTGCTGCCTATGCAGCTCGTTATGTAGCGAAGAATCTGGTTGCTGCCGGCCTTGCTTCCAAATGTGAAATACAGTTGGCTTATGCAATTGGGGTCGCTAATCCTGTATCGATTAATGTGGATACATACGGAACAGGGAAAATCAGTGAAGAAAAGCTGGCCGACCTCATCAGCAGCAATTTTGATCTTCGTCCTGCCGGAATTATCTCCATGCTGGATTTGCGCAAACCGATTTACAGACAGACCGCGGCTTACGGTCATTTTGGCCGTACCGATGTCGATCTTCCTTGGGAACGTGTGGATAAAGCAGAAATGCTTAAAGCTCAGGCTGGAATCTAA
- a CDS encoding alpha/beta-type small acid-soluble spore protein translates to MARTNRTVVPESRAMLKQMQYEIAAEFGLYGASYGGGADTEFASELGALGGAAGIGRSQYLGHLSSRDNGSVGGEITKRLVKQAEQSLFT, encoded by the coding sequence ATGGCACGTACTAATCGCACAGTGGTACCGGAAAGTCGCGCAATGCTGAAACAAATGCAATATGAAATTGCAGCAGAATTCGGTCTATATGGTGCTTCTTATGGCGGAGGCGCAGATACGGAGTTTGCTTCTGAACTTGGAGCACTTGGAGGGGCAGCAGGAATCGGACGGAGTCAGTATCTTGGCCATTTAAGCTCCAGAGATAATGGTTCTGTTGGCGGAGAAATTACGAAGAGGCTTGTCAAGCAAGCTGAGCAGTCTCTTTTCACATAA